The proteins below are encoded in one region of Manis javanica isolate MJ-LG chromosome 8, MJ_LKY, whole genome shotgun sequence:
- the SLC39A9 gene encoding zinc transporter ZIP9 isoform X3: protein MLLVDQIGSSHVHSTDDPETARPNNSKITTTLGLVFHAAADGVALGAAASTSQTSVQLIVFVAIMLHKAPAAFGLVSFLMHAGLERNRIRKHLLVFALAAPVMSMVTYLGLSKSSKEALSEVNATGVAMLFSAGTFLYVATVHVLPEVGGMGHSHRPDSTGGRGLSRLEVAALVLGCLIPLILSVGHQH from the exons ATGTTGCTGGTGGACCAGATTGGTAGCTCCCATGTGCATTCTACTGATG ATCCAGAAACAGCAAGGCCTAACAATTCCAAAATCACCACCACGCTGGGTCTGGTCTTCCACGCTGCAG CTGATGGTGTTGCTTTGGGAGCAGCAGCTTCTACTTCACAGACTAGTGTCCAGTTAATTGTGTTTGTGGCAATAATGCTACATAAG GCACCGGCTGCGTTTGGGCTGGTTTCCTTCTTAATGCACGCTGGCCTAGAACGCAATCGGATCAGAAAGCACTTACTGGTCTTTGCACTTGCGGCACCAGTCATGTCCATGGTGACATACTTAGGACTAAGTAAG AGCAGTAAAGAAGCCCTTTCAGAAGTCAATGCCACTGGAGTGGCCATGCTTTTCTCTGCTGGGACATTTCTTTACGTTGCCACAGTACATGTCCTCCCGGAGGTGGGCGGAATGGGGCACAGTCACAGACCCGACTCCACTGGAGGGAGAGGCCTCAGCCGTCTGGAAGTGGCAGCCCTGGTTCTGGGTTGCCTCATCCCACTCATCCTGTCAGTAGGACACCAGCATTAA